In Candidatus Manganitrophus morganii, the genomic window TGGAGAATGGCGAGCTCTTTTGTTTCTTTATCGACGAGGTCCTGACGTCCCCCTTTTTCGAACTGCTCGATCGACTCCTTCCGCTGCTTCACGGCGGAGCTGATCACCTGAAGGATCTCCTCGTCGGTCAGCTGCTGTCCTTTGCCCTTATCGATCTCTTTATTTTTGATGGCCGAGCGGAGCAGACGGATGACGGAAACCCGGTCGGTGTCGCCGGTCCGCATCGCCTCTTTCATTTCATCAACGAGTCTTTGCTGCAGCGCCATGATGGGGGGAGGAACCTCATTTCAATGGACGAGATTGCCAGAATGATCGGTACAGTAAATTTTTACTATAGCAAACCGGTTGTTGCTTGTCAACTAATTGTTTTTATTTCCTTTTTCCACCCGGTACATTATCCGGGAGGCCACTGCAGGGAACGCCCCCCAAGTAAATGAATATGGAGGTGAAAAACGGTTTGGCCGGCATCTTGCCCTGAATTGACCACCGTACGGAAACCTCGCTCGGCAATTCCCTTTTCTCGCGCCAGCTTCGGGAGGGTCAGAAAGAGATGGCTGATCGCTTCGCGATCGTCCGGCGTCAGATCGAGCAACCCGGAGATATGTTTCCGGGGAATGAGCAGAAGATGGACCGGGGCCTGCGGATTGATATCTTCGAAGGCGACCATCTTTTCATCTTCATAGGCGATTTTGCTAGGAATTTTCTTCTCGGTAATTTTGCAGAAGAGGCAATCGTTCTTCGTGGAATTGGGCGGATTCGCCATTATTCTGTCCTCAGCTATGTTCTTTTTCTAACCCGCGATCTCGATTTTTTTTCGGCCAACCCCGATTGGGAAGATCGCCGGCGAAGCTCCTCCTCGATCGCTTTGAGCGGGATTTGATGATGGTTCAGCGCGACCCAGAGATGATAAAGGAGATCGGCCGTTTCGTGGACCACCGCTTTTTTGTCTCGATTCTTCGCGCTGATCATAAACTCGCCCGCCTCCTCCCCCACCTTCTTCAAGATCCGATCGATTCCCCCCTCGAAAAGGGTGGTGGTGTATGACTTCGGAGAGGGGCGCCGTTTCCGATCCGAGATCGTCTGATAAAGCGCCTCGAAAACAGGAAGGTCCGGTTTCGATGGAGCAATCGGCTTTGCGCCGTTGGGAGTGATCTTTTCAAAAAAGCAGGAGCGGCTCCCGGTGTGGCAGGCGACACCGACCTGTTCGACTTCAATCAAGAGGGTGTCTTGATCACAATCGGTGTAAATGGCCTTCACCCTCTGGACATGGCCCGAAGTCTCCCCTTTTCGCCATAATTTTTTTCGGGAGCGGCTCCAGAAGTGGGTTTCCCCCGTTTGGAGCGTTTTCTGAAGCGAGGCGGGGCTCATGTAGGCGACCATCAAAACATCTTTCTTCCGATGATCGACGATGACGGCGGGGATGAGACCGCGCGAGAATTTAAGCGGATCGGCTTTCTTTTTCATACGAGCCGGACCGGCACCCCCTTCTTCGAGAGATAGGCTTTCGCCTGCGGAACGGAATAGGTCTGATAGTGAAAGATCGAGGCCGCCAGCACGGCGTCGGCTTTTCCGACGGCGATCCCTTCATAGAGGTGATCCAAAGTCCCCACCCCCCCGGAGGCGATGATCGGAACATGGACCGCTTCGGCCACCGCGCGGGTCAGCGCCAGATCGTATCCCTGCGTCGTTCCATCCCGGTCCATGCTGGTGAGGAGGATCTCCCCGCAGCCGGCCGTCTCCATCCGCTTGGCCCACTCGACGGCGTCGATTCCGGTCGCCTTCCGTCCGCCGTGGGTGAACACTTCCCAGCCGGTTTCATCCCTGCGCTTCGCATCGATGGCGACGACAATCGTGGAGCTGCCGAACTGAAGCGCCGCCTCCCGGACGAACGCCGGGTTCTGCACGGCGGCGGTGTTGATCGAGACCTTATCGGCCCCCGCGGCGAGAAGCGTTCGGACATCTTCGAGGGTCCGGACCCCGCCGCCGACCGTCAGCGGCATCGAGACCTCCTCGGCGGTTCGCCGGACGATATCGAGCAGAATCTCCCGCTCATCGGAAGAGGCGGTGATGTCGAGGAAACAGAGCTCATCGGCCCCCTGCGCCTCATAGAGCTTGGCGATCTCCACCGGATCGCCGGCGTCTTTGAGATTGACGAAGCCGACCCCTTTGACGACCCGCCCCCCCTTTACGTCGAGGCACGGAATGATCCGCTTCGCGAGCATCAGGCTTCTTCTCCCCGGAGCGCCGCCAAGGTTTTCGGAAGCGAGAGGGCCCCGGTATAGAGGGCCTTTCCGACGATCGCCCCCTCGACCCCCGGGATCTCGGCGAGCTGCTGAATCTGCGGAAGGGTGGTGACCCCCCCCGATGCGATGATCGGGATCTCCACCTGCATGCCGATCTCCCGGAAAAGCCCGATGTTGGGACCGGCGAGCATCCCGTCTTTTTCGATATCGGTCAGGATCAGCGCCGCGACCCCCGCCTCCTCCATCCGAACCGCCAGGGTTCCCACCTCTTCCGGATGAACCTCCGTCCATCCCCGGACGGCGACCTGCCCCTTTTTTGAATCGATCCCGGCGATGATCCGACGCGGAAATTTCCGCGTCGCTTCTTTCACCAGCGGTTCGTTCTGCAGCGCCGCCGTCCCCAGGATCACGGCCGCCGCCCCGGCCGAGAGATAATGCTCGATCCGATTGAGGCTGCGAATCCCACCGCCGACCTGAACCGGAATCTTCACCGCTTTGATGATCCGCTCGATCAAGTCATAATGGACCGTTGCGCCGCTCACCGCGCCGTCGAGATCGACCAGGTGAAGCCGTTCGGCCCCCTGGGACTCCCACTGTTGCGCCATGGCGACCGGATCTTCGGAGAAGACCGTCTCGGAATCCATCGCCCCTTGTATCAGCCGGACGCAGCGTCCGTCTTTGATATCGATCGCGGGGATTAAAATCATCTTTATATATTCCCGAATTGTTGTTTTTGTAGGGGCGAATCTCGCCTGCACTGTTCCATCGTGTATTCGCCCAATCAGAGGGCGATCACAAGGATCGCCCTACAGTTTTTATTTCATCTTTGCGAAATTCGCAAGCATCTGAAGCCCCATCCGTTGGCTCTTCTCCGGATGGAACTGGCAGGCAAAAACATTTTCATGCGCGATCGCCGAGGGAAAACGGACGCCGTAGTCGGTGGTCGTCGCCACCCAATTATTTTTTTTCGGCGCCCCGTAGTAGGAGTGGACGAAATAGAAATAGGCGCCGTCCGGAATTCCCTCCAAAACGGGACTTTTCTTATCGATCCGGATCTGATTCCATCCCATGTGGGGAACTTTCAAATCTCTCTCCGGGAATCGAACCACCTGCCCCGGAACCAGATCGAGCCCCGGATGGGACCCGAACTCCATCCCCTCGGTGAAGAGGATCTGCAGTCCGAGACAGATGCCAAGGTACGGTTTCCCCGCCCGGATCGACTCGGTGATCGGCTTGAGAAGACGAAGCGCGCCGAGGTTCTTCATACACTCCGGAAAGGCCCCCACCCCCGGCACCACCAGATGGCTCGCGTCCGAAACAACCTTCGGATCAGAGGTGATCACGGCGGCATACCCCGCCCGCTCAAACCCCTTCTGAACGCTCCGAAGATTCCCCGACCCATAATCGACAATGACGATTTTCATACGTGAGAATTTTAGAGCTTTCCCTTCGTCGAAGCGACCCCCTTCAACCTCGGATCGATCTGCGTCGCCGCATCCAATGCCCGGCCGAAGCCTTTGAAGATCGCCTCCAGGATGTGGTGCGGATCTTTCCCGTAGTGAAGGTTGATGTGGAGATTGATCTTACATTGGTCGACGACGGCGCGGAAGAAGTGCTCGACCAAATCGGTATCGAACTCCTTGATCTTCTTCTTCGGCATCTGCACCTGGTAGACCAGATAGGGACGGCCCGAAAGATCGACCGTCACCTCGGCCAGCGCCTCATCGAGCGGGATCGAGGCATGGCCGAACCGCCGAATCCCCCGCTTCTCCCCCCAGGCCTTGGCGAGCGTCTCGCCGAGAACGATCCCGATATCTTCGACCGTGTGATGATCGTCGATCTCGACATCTCCCTTCGCCTTCACCGTCAAATCGAAGTAGCCATGCTTCGCAAAAGCGGAGAGCATGTGATTCAGAAACGGAAAGGGGGTCTCGACCTGATACTTCCCCGACCCGTCCAGGTCGATCTGGATGGTGATTTGCGTCTCTTTCGTCTCCCGTCTGACGGCGCCGTTACGCATTTTTGCTCACCCGAATTCGGACCATGTTGGCGTGCGCCTCCAATCCTTCCACCTCGGCGATCCGGACGAGGTGTTGGCCGCTTTTCTCCAGCGCTTCCCGGCTGTACGAAATCACGCTGCTGCGCTTCACGAAGTCATCGACGCAGAGCGGCGAGAAAAACCGCGCCGTCCCGCCGGTCGGGAGGACATGGTTCGGCCCCGCGATATAATCCCCCAGCGCCTGCGGCGTCTGCTCGCCGAGGAAGACCGAGCCGGCATGGATGATGCCGTCGAGGTAAGCGAACGGCTCGGCCACGAAGAGGGAGAGATGCTCCGGCGCGATCTCGTTCGACATCGCGATCGCCTGCTTCAGATCAGGAACGATGAAGGTGACGCCGTGATGCCGCAGCGACGTCGCAGCGATCTTCTTCCGGGGGAGCCGGGCGAGCTGATTTTTCATCTCCCGCTCCACCTTCTCGACGAGCGTTTTGGAGGTCGCCAGGAAAATCACGACCGCCTCTTCATCATGCTCCGCTTGCGAGAGAAGATCCGAGGCGACATAGGTCGGATTGGCTTGATCATCGGCAATGATCAGAAGTTCGCTGGGGCCGGCGATCATATCGATATCGACCAAGCCATATACCAACCGCTTGGCGGCGGCGACATACTGATTCCCCGGCCCGACGATTTTATCGACCCTGGGAACCGTCTCGGTTCCATACGCCAAGGCGCCGACCGCTTGCACCCCGCCGATCCGGTAAATCTCCGTC contains:
- the hisF gene encoding imidazole glycerol phosphate synthase subunit HisF codes for the protein MLAKRIIPCLDVKGGRVVKGVGFVNLKDAGDPVEIAKLYEAQGADELCFLDITASSDEREILLDIVRRTAEEVSMPLTVGGGVRTLEDVRTLLAAGADKVSINTAAVQNPAFVREAALQFGSSTIVVAIDAKRRDETGWEVFTHGGRKATGIDAVEWAKRMETAGCGEILLTSMDRDGTTQGYDLALTRAVAEAVHVPIIASGGVGTLDHLYEGIAVGKADAVLAASIFHYQTYSVPQAKAYLSKKGVPVRLV
- the hisB gene encoding imidazoleglycerol-phosphate dehydratase HisB, translated to MRNGAVRRETKETQITIQIDLDGSGKYQVETPFPFLNHMLSAFAKHGYFDLTVKAKGDVEIDDHHTVEDIGIVLGETLAKAWGEKRGIRRFGHASIPLDEALAEVTVDLSGRPYLVYQVQMPKKKIKEFDTDLVEHFFRAVVDQCKINLHINLHYGKDPHHILEAIFKGFGRALDAATQIDPRLKGVASTKGKL
- a CDS encoding histidine triad nucleotide-binding protein codes for the protein MANPPNSTKNDCLFCKITEKKIPSKIAYEDEKMVAFEDINPQAPVHLLLIPRKHISGLLDLTPDDREAISHLFLTLPKLAREKGIAERGFRTVVNSGQDAGQTVFHLHIHLLGGRSLQWPPG
- the hisIE gene encoding bifunctional phosphoribosyl-AMP cyclohydrolase/phosphoribosyl-ATP diphosphatase HisIE — translated: MKKKADPLKFSRGLIPAVIVDHRKKDVLMVAYMSPASLQKTLQTGETHFWSRSRKKLWRKGETSGHVQRVKAIYTDCDQDTLLIEVEQVGVACHTGSRSCFFEKITPNGAKPIAPSKPDLPVFEALYQTISDRKRRPSPKSYTTTLFEGGIDRILKKVGEEAGEFMISAKNRDKKAVVHETADLLYHLWVALNHHQIPLKAIEEELRRRSSQSGLAEKKSRSRVRKRT
- the hisD gene encoding histidinol dehydrogenase, with the translated sequence MMKRVHVEDRRFKAVYRKVLHRLDVGDRTIEKTVRKILDDVREKGDKAVLRYTEKFDRLKLTPAQIQVDADQTRRAYEKADPAVVESLQYAADRITAFHEKQKKEGFSIQNDGIYLAQRVHPIERVGLYVPGGKAAYPSSVLMNAIPARVAGVPRTVIVSPSPDGVLNPYMLIAADIAGVTEIYRIGGVQAVGALAYGTETVPRVDKIVGPGNQYVAAAKRLVYGLVDIDMIAGPSELLIIADDQANPTYVASDLLSQAEHDEEAVVIFLATSKTLVEKVEREMKNQLARLPRKKIAATSLRHHGVTFIVPDLKQAIAMSNEIAPEHLSLFVAEPFAYLDGIIHAGSVFLGEQTPQALGDYIAGPNHVLPTGGTARFFSPLCVDDFVKRSSVISYSREALEKSGQHLVRIAEVEGLEAHANMVRIRVSKNA
- the hisH gene encoding imidazole glycerol phosphate synthase subunit HisH, producing MKIVIVDYGSGNLRSVQKGFERAGYAAVITSDPKVVSDASHLVVPGVGAFPECMKNLGALRLLKPITESIRAGKPYLGICLGLQILFTEGMEFGSHPGLDLVPGQVVRFPERDLKVPHMGWNQIRIDKKSPVLEGIPDGAYFYFVHSYYGAPKKNNWVATTTDYGVRFPSAIAHENVFACQFHPEKSQRMGLQMLANFAKMK
- a CDS encoding GatB/YqeY domain-containing protein, encoding MALQQRLVDEMKEAMRTGDTDRVSVIRLLRSAIKNKEIDKGKGQQLTDEEILQVISSAVKQRKESIEQFEKGGRQDLVDKETKELAILHSFLPQQISDEELRIKIKEAIAQSEAADVKDMGKVMKLLVPQLVGRAEGSKISQMVRECLGQK
- the hisA gene encoding 1-(5-phosphoribosyl)-5-[(5-phosphoribosylamino)methylideneamino]imidazole-4-carboxamide isomerase; its protein translation is MILIPAIDIKDGRCVRLIQGAMDSETVFSEDPVAMAQQWESQGAERLHLVDLDGAVSGATVHYDLIERIIKAVKIPVQVGGGIRSLNRIEHYLSAGAAAVILGTAALQNEPLVKEATRKFPRRIIAGIDSKKGQVAVRGWTEVHPEEVGTLAVRMEEAGVAALILTDIEKDGMLAGPNIGLFREIGMQVEIPIIASGGVTTLPQIQQLAEIPGVEGAIVGKALYTGALSLPKTLAALRGEEA